The nucleotide sequence ATACTTTTCACACGAAACTGCGTCATACAAATTAACCCATAATAAAGCTACCCAAATTCCAAACCCCATCCGATTGGTTTCTGAAATCAGTAACTCTCATGGAAGGAAAAACTTGGACAGACTGATgcataaattgagaaatgaaagtttgaaaaagattcTTACATCTTTgtctattagaaaaaaaatcgatttCTTGCAGTAGAATCGTTGTTCCCTACCATTCTCAAAACAGCCTGAATAGCCATGTTAAGAACACCGAGcccaacactgaagttgaaagaggagaaaaaacagCATGTTGAAACAAATGAAGGTTAAACCAAAAGGATTGAACTATAGTTTCCaaagttttcatttctcttatattcacgtaatagtaatagtaatagtaatagtaatagtaattccTCTTTCAAACAACCACTTTTGTTTCAACAAAGAGGACAAGGCTTATGATCCCTAAATAGTTAGCAGTATTGctatttggagaaaatgttaaagttaaaCAGCTGACAATACCTTCCAGCCCCTACCACTACTATCTTTTGGTTAACAAAATCACTCAATAGCTGCCCTTGAGCTCTCACATTTCCCAATAGTCCAGCGAGAGCAACACCAGCAGTTCcctttatgaaatgaaataaacgaAAATGAATGTCCTTTTAAGTAATTATCAACTGCATGAATACAACATGAACTACTCACTTGTATGTCATCGTTGAACATGCAGAACCTCTTACGATAACGTTGTAATGTTTCAAAAGcccatttcatttgaaaatcctCAAACTGgcatcattcaaaatcaaattgcgAGATTACGATACTGATTACTGGCAGTGAACAcagttaaaaatttgatatcttaaCCAATAAACCTGAACAATAGCTTTAGGCCAACATGTATGCACGACTTCcataaattcatcaacaatagATAGATACTCTTCTCCCTCCAATCTAGGTATTCCTATTCCCTGAACTCCAAGGTCACCGAGGCCAAGAATACGACTTCCATCTGTCAAGACAATCACGTCAACCTgtagttggaagaagaaaatacaatgaactTCAAATATGGTGTTGCTGGAAATTAAAAgggattttcatttttattttgctcaaaATCAATGCTCTTGAGCTTTTAATGTCCCGAGGAATGTGAAAGTTTCCCAATATATCGTGTATggaattttaaacttttcaaagaaaacaagggtGATCAACATACAAAAGCCTCCTGtggatagaaaattaatcaaacgaAAATTCGATTGTTCTGTAGCAGTTTGACTTTGTTGTCAAGAAAATTAAGAGTGATAAGAAGGCGAAGGAGTGACTTTGAGTGGTGGCAATTAGACAGCCAAGCAACTACACTCAAAGTTGCAGGTCAAATAGGCAGcaggaagaaacaaagaagaagaagaagaagaaaagttttcgaTCTATCAAACGTGATCAACATACAATAGAAAGTCATTTAAATTATCCAAATatcttttgaagtaattttaacaatttcaaaataactcttaATCATGCTCTAAATATGGAATGAATTATCTATTTCAactacaaatacaaaagttttCCTAAATCACTCTaactaattatacaaattccACAACACATAGATCACACGCTTCCCAAGAACccacaaaattattcaatgcggcatttcatcaaacagcTGGTGGATGGggacaacaaaaacaagtgtttaacaaaattatcttaGAAACAAACACATTAATATTACCTGAAGATGGAACTCCAATTGAACAGCCTTGAAAAAGTGATGGAAAAACAAACAGAACATAAAGATTGTGGGACTCCTCAACTCCAATAAATCCTGCAATGGAAAAATGGGTTAGAAGAAGGTGGAAAAGCATAGTAGAGGatgatgataatgaaaatgggtAGTAATGTTTTTCGGTAGCtatcttttccttctcttttttttttcatgtagtTGATGGTTGTTCTTGATtgtctttatctttttttttttccttttttgcttttgggaAAAAACAGTTTGTTGAATAAGAGGTGATGATGCTGGTGAGggaatttattaaagtaatgaatactttttggaggacttaaacaagtaaaaggacgaaatgtataatta is from Cucumis sativus cultivar 9930 unplaced genomic scaffold, Cucumber_9930_V3 scaffold70, whole genome shotgun sequence and encodes:
- the LOC116406176 gene encoding NAD-dependent malic enzyme 59 kDa isoform, mitochondrial-like, whose translation is MYVAAAGINPQRDLLELRSPTIFMFCLFFHHFFKAVQLEFHLQVDVIVLTDGSRILGLGDLGVQGIGIPRLEGEEYLSIVDEFMEVVHTCWPKAIVQFEDFQMKWAFETLQRYRKRFCMFNDDIQGTAGVALAGLLGNVRAQGQLLSDFVNQKIVVVGAGSVGLGVLNMAIQAVLRMVGNNDSTARNRFFF